A window of Streptomyces sp. NBC_01142 genomic DNA:
ATACACCGCCGCGTCCTCCACCCACCCCTCGACCTTCGCCTGGAGCCGGCCGTCCGTCGCCAGCCGGGTGCCCAGCTTCAGCAGCGAGGCGCGGGCGCGCAGGCGCAGTTCGCTGCGGTCGTCCTCCGCCGCCGAGATGATCATGGCGCGTACGGCGGCCCAGGCGGACGCGATCACGTCCTGCACCTCGGAACGGGCCAGCAGCTCCGACTTCATACGCTCCACCCGGGCCCTGGTGTCCGTGTCCGACTGGAGGTCGACCGCGAAGTCCGTCAGGAACCGGTCGATCGCATGGCGCGCCGGGTGGCCCGGCATGTCCCGCATCTCCGTGACGAAGCGCAGCAGCTCCTTGTAGACGCGCTCGCCGACCTTCCTGTCCACGAAGCGCGGGGTCCAGCCCGGCGCCCCGCCCTCGACGGCGTCCATCACCGAGTCCGCGTGGAGGACCATCCAGTCGTGGGCGCGGCCGCAGATCAGATCGACCGCCCGGTGGTGGGCGCCTTCGGCGACGACCTTCCCCAGGGTCTTGCCGACGCCGGGGGCGATCTCCGCGTGGTCCGCGCGGCGTGTGATCGCCTCACCGACGACCGCCTGGACGTCGGAGTCGCGCAGCACCCGCAGCGCGCCCCGCAGCGCGGTGGAGAGCTCGGCGGTGACCCGGTCGGCGTGCGCGGGTTCCGCGAGCCAGCTGCCCAGACGGCCGCCGATGCCCAGTGCGCTCAGCCGGTCCCGTACGACATCGCCGGAGAGGAAGTTCTCCCCGACGAACGTGCCGAGTGAGGCCCCCAGCTGGTCCTTCTTGTTCGGGATGATCGCGGTGTGCGGGATGGGCAGGCCGAGCGGGTGGCGGAAGAGCGCCGTGACGGCGAACCAGTCGGCCAGCGCGCCCACCATGCCGGCCTCCGCCGCGGCCGCGACGTAGCCGGTCCAGCCGCCCAGGCCGGCGTTCTTCCCCCAGGTGGCGAGAGCGAAGATCAGCGCGACCAGCAGCAGCATGCAGGTCGCCGTCGCCTTCATTCGGCGTACGCCGCGCTGTTTCTCCTCGTCCGCCTCGGTGTACGCGAACGAGGGCAGGCCCGAGCGTGCCGCCGACCGCGCCGCCGCTCCTCCCGCCGCACCCGCACGGGGCCCGCCGGGCGTTCCGGGCACGCCGAAGCCGGTACCCTCGGTCTGTTCGGGTTCGGCCCGTTCAGGTTCTGTACGTTCCATCCGCTCCACCCGTCCGCGCGCATACCGTACGCATTTACGCATTGTCCCTACCTGAGGTACTCCTGGGGTGCACATCAAGTTCCCGCGCCATGTCGGATGATGTGTTCATGAACAAGCGTCACGGGTATGCGACCCTCGCTGCCCTCATGGCCGTAGTGGCTCTCATCTGCTGCGCCATATACCTCGGAGTCGGGGCCACCAAGGCCCGTACCGCCGCCCGTACGTCCGTCGCACCCGCCCCCGTCTGGGTCGGCACCTGGTCCGCCGCCCCGGTGATGGCCGCACCCGCCGGTCCCGCCGACCCCATCGGCCGAATAGACGCGGCAGGGCCCGCAGGACGCTCCGTGCGCAACGTGGTGCACACCAGCATCGGCGGCTCCGCCGCCCGCATCACCCTCTCCAACGTCCTCGGCGCGAAGCCGCTCACGATCGCCCGCGTCTCGCTCGCCGTACGCGCGGACAACGGGCCCGCCGCGGTGCCGGGCACCCTGCGCCGCATCACGTTCCGGGGGGCGCCCGGCGCCACCATCACGGCCGGCGGGCAACTGGTCAGCGACCCGGTCGTACTCCGGGTCCCGGACGACGGCGATCTGCTGGTCACCGTCCACACCCCCGCCCCCGGCGGTCCCCTGACCTTCCACCCGCACGCACGCCAGACCTCCTACCTCGCGGACGGCGACCGCACACAGGACGTGCTCGGCACCGCGTACACCCGGCTGACCCCGTCCTGGTACCACCTCACCGGCATCGACGTACTGACCCCGGAAGCACGCGGCACGATCGTCGCCATCGGCGACTCGATCACCGACGGCGTGAGCTCCACCCCCGACACCAACAGCCGCTGGCCCGACGTCCTCGCCGACCGCCTCAGCGGCCGCTACGGCGTGCTCAACCAGGGCATCAGCGGCAATCGCCTGCTCATGTACGGACGCGGCCCCAGCACGCTCGACCGATTCGAGCGCGATGTGCTCGACCAGTCCGGGGCCAGAACGGTGATCGTCGCCATCGGCATCAACGACCTGCTGCGCGCGCCGTACGAGCCCACCGCCGACCGGGTCACCGCCGGGCTCGCCGAGCTCACCCGCCGGGCGCACGCGCGCGGACTGCGCGTCGTCGGCGCGACGCTGCTGCCCTGCGGCGGACACGCCCTGTGCACCCCGGCGGTCGAAGCCGCACGCACCAAGGTCAACACCGCCGTACGGACGGGCAGGATCTTCGACGCGGTCGTCGACTTCGACCGGGCGCTGCGCGACCCGTACGCGCCCCACCGGATGCGTGCGGTCTACGACTCCGGGGACCATCTCCACCCCAGCGACATCGGATACCGGCGGATGGGCAGGGCCGTGGACCCGGCGCGGCTGTGACGACGCGCGCTCGCTAACCTCGTCGGATGCGCGAATGGGTGAACAGGGGCGGGCGGCGGCGCGCGGTCGCCGTCGCGCTGCCGGTCGCGGTCGTGGTGGCAGCGGCCGCCGGAACAGCTGTCGCGCTGGCGGGCCGCCAGGACGACGAACAGCCCTGCTGGAAGGTTCCGGTGGCGACCGCGGCCCTGGCCGACGACCCGGCGGCGGCCACCAAGGCACTGGACCCCCGTGACGACCTCTCCCGCTACCCGGTCATGACGGAGCTGCTGAGCGAAGAGCATCTGCACACGTGCGACGGGCAGGGCGCGATCCTCGGCAAGGTCGTGCTGAACGCGGCCACCGGCGGCGCGGGCGAGCCGCACACCCTGGCGCAGGCACGGGCCGCGTACGCGGCCGCCTCCGCGCTGTCCGAGGAGAGCGATCCGCTGCCCGCCGGGATGAGCCCGTACGTCGCGCGGATCCTCGCCGACTACATCATCGACGTCCAGCGCACCTGGTACAGCAGGCCCGCCAGGAACGAGTTCTTCCGTCCTGCCGGGACGTACGAGGAAAGCCGGGTGTGGGCCGGGGAGTTCCCGGACCGGCGCGATGCGACGGCCGCCTTCAGTATCCCTAACGATGCCGAGAACACCGACGTGATGCTCGAGCGGGTCATCGGGCGGATCGCCGCCGACCCGGAGGCCTTCGCCGTCCTCTACGACGCCTACCGCGCCTATTTCGCGTACTACCTGGAACGCCTGGACAGCGACGGCGCCGTCCCGGCGAGGCGCGGCGAGAAGTACAACGGGGCCAAGCACGCCGCCGACCACGATCTGGGCATCGCCGCGCGCGGCATCGGCACGCTCATGCAGCTGCGCGCCAAGGCGGCGCAGGACGGCACGATCCGCGATGCCGCGGCCTTCAACTCGGCCGTACGGAAGCACAGCAGGGGCGCCTTCCCCGCGGCGTCCGGGCCCGTCACCAGCACACCGCCGATGGGCGACATCGCCAGGCGCGCGGCGGGCGGCGGCGCGAAGCCGCCGGCCGCGACCCTGCTGGACGGCCGCCACCAGCTGTTCGGCGTACTCGAGCAGTGGCGCAAGGACCGCAAGGTGTCCGAGGGCCGGATCGCCGATCTGCGCGTCGAGATCGACGAGTCGTACGTCAACGGGATGCGGGAAGCGCTCTGACCCGCGGGGGATCGTCGGGACCGGAGACCTCTGGGCTCAACCAGTGCCGTATCAGGCAACGTTCGCCCCGATGTGACGTGTCGTCCGGTTGCTGCACCGGGCGGCACCGGGCGGCACCGGGCGGCACCGGATGGTCAGAATGATCACGTGGCTGAACGCGTGCGGGTCCGTGAGATCGATGACGACGGCAGGCGGTTGCTGCGGACCGTCCGCCGGGGCACTGGCTCGGTGGTGACCTGGCGGCGGGCTCAGATGGTGCTGCTGTCCGCGCAGCGCATGCCGGTGACGAAGATCGCCGAGGTGACGTTCACCAGCCCGGGTATGCCATGAAGCCCCGAGCAGGATTCCCCGCGGCACCGTCGCGCCAGGGCTCAGGTCGTCTTGGTCTGGCCGCCGTCGATGAGGAATTCGGCGCCTGTGATGTTCGCGGCGCGGGGCGAGGCCAGGAAGAGCGCGAGGTTGGCGACCTCCTGAGGTTCGGTGAAGCGTCCCGTCGTGATGCCCATCTGCTGGGGCACCACCACGTCCACGGCCTCCTGGGCAGTGGTCCCTGCGCCGGCCGCCACGGCCTCGGCGAAGCCGCCAGGGGCGGTCCAGAACGGGGTGCGGACCGGTCCCGGAGCGATGGCGTTCACCCGTACGCCGCGCGGCGCAAACTCCTCCGACAGCGCCTTGGTGAGGCTGGTCAGCGCGGCCTTGGCCGCCGAGTAGTCCACCACGGTGGGGAAGGGCATCCGGGCGTTGAGGGAACTGATGTTGACGACCGCGCCTTCGCCGTCCGCGAGCAGGTGCGGCAACGCGGCGCGGCTGGCGCGGACGGCGCTGAAGAAGTTCAGGTCGAAGCCCCGCTGCCACTGTGCGTCGTCGACGGCGAGGAAATCGGTGCGGGGCTCGGTGGCTCCGACGTTGTTGACCAGGACGTCGATCCTGCTATGACGTTCCATCGCCGCCTGGATCAGTGCATCCACGCCTTCGCCGGTAGCCAGATCGCCGGTGACGAAGGCCACGTCATACGTCTCGCGCAACGCGGCCAGCTCAAGGGTCTCGGAACGGCTGCCGGCGACCACTCGCGCGCCCTCACGCAGGAACGCCTCGGTGATGGCCAGGCCGATGCCCTTGCTGGCGCCGGTGACGACGACGACTTTGTCGGTGAGCTCCAGATCCATCGGCACGCACTCCTGTGTCAAGAACTCGGCATGGACTTTTCTCATGAATCGGATATTCATTGGCATTGTGGGCGTCGGATCCCATGCGCCCTCGCAGGCACGCCGCGCCCTGCTGTCGGGGTGTGAGACCACCATCAGCTGCGGTCGGCCCTCGACTGATCCTCTGGCTCTGGACATCGCATCGGCCCCAACCTTCGGTGTGCGTCCAGCCGCACCGTCCGCGGCCGCGCCCGCCGCCGGGTTGCCACCCTCGGCGCGCGGCCGCCGGAGGCGTCCGCCGGTGTGCACCCTGATGTCACGCAGTTCTTCGCGGTCGGATCAGACGTCACCGCACATCCAACCGTCACGACCACCAACCCGGCGAACCTATGCGGTCACAGCACCAGCGAAGCTATTCGGCGTCGTCGCGGCGCAGGTAAGAGCGGATGTCATCGAGGCCGTCGAGGGCTCGTCCGTCGACATCCGACGGGTCCAGCTCGGCCCGGGTCGCCAGAGACTCGGCCAGCGCAACCGCTCGATTGCCGAGTCGTCCGAACCTGCGGGCCGTATGCCCCAAGCACAGGCCGGCCAGCCCGAGCAGCTGGCTCCCGGGCGCCGCCCTCGACCCCACCTCGATACAGCAATGCTCGATGAACGCTCGATCGTCGTCGTTCAAGGCGATGCCGACCAATGCGACTGCTGCCGGGGCTTCCAGCGCGCTGTCATCGAGTGCCCTTTCCACTGCCTCGGCGACGACGTCATGGGGCAGCGCGGGGGGATTCTCGAACGTGCGGTGGGAGTGCGTCACGCGGTGAGGCTACGCGGTGCACATGGACGCGCAGCGCGAAGCCCTACACCCTCAGTCAGGGGCATACGAGGCGAAGGTTGCCCGATGCGGCACTAGTGCTTGGGGGCAGGCACTTCACGGCCGGGGAGTGCAAGATCCGTGCAGCCGTGCCGCTTCACCTGGTCCTGCGCGAACGTGGTGAGCAGCGCCCTCAGCTGTGGCCCCCCGATGCCGGGCACCCCGCCCGAAGATGCCTCGAAGTTGGCGGTCTCGGCATCGCACCGGGCCTTTGCCCGGCCCCAGTCGGCGGTCAGCAGCGGCCGGGTCTCCCCGCCGTCCCCCGCCAGGCTCACCCGCTCGGCGGCAACCTTCTTGAAGGGGACCTCGCTCCAGTCCCCGTACCAGGCGTTGAAGCGCATCGCCGGGCTCTTGTCACCCTTGCGGTAGAGCTCGCAGCGGCTGACGGGCGCGGCGTCGTTGGCGTCGATGCCCACCCTCCACTCCGCTTCCCGGGGCAGCTTCGCGCCGGCCAGCCAGCCGCAGGGGGTGCCGGCCGAGGCCGAGATCCGTACGGGCTCAGGCCGCTGGGACAGCGCTCGGTCCGGGGCCTTGACCGGCTCCGCCCCGCAACCGAGCTTCCTGGAAGCCTCGTTGGTCACGGCGACGGCGGTCCGCAGGAGGGCATCGGGCGCCTCCTTCATGAGAGCCCCGGAAGCCGACGTACGGACAAGCAGGCGCCGCGGCCGGCCCTCCGCGTCCTTGCCGAGGTCCGGGCAGGTCTGCAGCAGCCGCACGGTGCGGCGGCCCTCGTCGACGAACCCCGGCAGACCTTCGGGCAGCGCGCCGACCTCCTGGGCGGTCCCGCGGTGGAAGGCGCTTCTCATCATCAGGTCCTGGCTGTCGCGGTCGGTGTACGCGACCGCGGTGATGCCCCTGTTCCGGAAGTCGTCGCTGTAGCCGAGCGCACAGGAGTAGGCGCCCATCTCCTTGCTGACGTACTCGTACTCGGAGGTCAGATGCTCGTCGTCCGGCATCAGCGCGTCGACCGCCTCGTCCGGCAGCGCACCGCCGCAGGCCTCGCGCGCCAGCCACCAGTCCTTGGCGTACGGCTGCGCGAAGTAGCCGACCGCGGCCAGCACGACCGCGGCGATCACGCCGACCTTGACCCACCGCGGCAACATCCCCGCCCCCGTCACAACCGTCGTACCCGGCGTCCTGGCGTACCTGGCCTACCGGGTCCCGGGGTACCCGGCCTACCGGGCGTACCGGCGTCCCCGGCCTACGGGCGTACCCGCCGGACTCGAACCACTGACCGACGGGACCCTACCGGGCTCAGCCGAGCTCCTTGCGGTCGCCCTTGTCCAGCCGGCCGCGCTCGCCCCTCTCCAGGCGCTCCCGCTCGGCCGCGCGCTCCGCCTTGATCCGCTGCTTCTCGGCCTTCCTGAGCTTGCGCTCGACGCCCACGCCGCCCATCAGCGCAAAGCCCGTGATCTTCACGCGCGGCGCCGTCGGATCGGGCTCCGCGTCGCCCTCGCCCTCCTCGCCGAAGCCGCCCATGAAGCCGATGCCGCTGACGTCGACGTTCAGGTCGGGCGGTACGACGATGTGGACGCCGCCCATGACGGCGAAGCAGCGGATCACCGTCTCACGGTCCTCGAACCGGGCCTCGCGCAGGTCGAGTTCGCCGCCGCCCATCAGCGTGAAGCTGGTGAACAGCCGGGGGACCGTCCAGGTGCCCTTGCGGCTGAAGCCGCCCCAGAAGGCGAACGCGCCCTTGGAGGTGCCGGGCCCTCCGATGCGCTCGGCCCAGCGGCCGGAGCCGGTGGCGGCCGCCGGGGACGTGGTGAAGGCGCCCGTCAGCGGAAGGTCGCTGACCAGAGGTTCCAACTCGCCGTGCGTACGCGCCTTGTAGGCGGCGTCGAGGCGCTGCTCGAACTCCTCCATGTCGAGCCGCCCCTCCGCCACGGCGTCACGCAGCCGCTCGGCCACCCGCTCACGCTCGGAGTCGGAGGCACGCATCTCAGGGAGTTCGCTCGTCATAACGGCAGCCTAGTCAAGACCGCCCCGCCCTCACAGACCTGATCTCACGGCTCCGACCTCGCAGACCTCATCCGCCAGACCCGATCTCAGGTCCGATCTCACGGGTCCGATCTCACAGGTCCGATCTCACAGGCCGGATCTCACAGGCCCGACCGTTCCGCGTACATCTTCGCGATCACGGCCTCGATGTCCGGCTCCCGCACCGACAGGTCCACCAGCGGATACCGGGCCGCCAGCTCGGCCACCAGCGGCGCCGCCGACTGCGCCGCCGGGAACGCCAGCCACTGCCGCGGCCCCTCCACCCGCACCGTGCGCGCGGAGTCCAGGATGATCGGCGGCAGCACGCGCTCCAGGTCCACCACCAGCGTCCGCTCGCTCTCCCCCACCTCATGGAGACCCGCCAGCGCCCCGTCGTACATCAGCCGACCGTGATCGATGACCATCACCCGCTTGCACAGCTGCTCGATATCGGTCAGATCGTGCGTCGTCAGCAGCACCGTCGTCGCCCGCTCGGCATTCAGGTCCCGCAGAAACTCCCGCACCTTCGCCTTGGAGATCACATCGAGCCCGATGGTCGGCTCGTCCAGATACAGCACCTCGGGATCGTGCAGCAGCGCCGCCGCGATGTCCCCGCGCATCCGCTGACCGAGTGAGAGCTGCCGCACCGGCACCTCCAACAGCGCGCCGAGGTCGAGCAGTTCGACACAGCGGTCCAGGTTCTCCCGGAACCGCTTGTCCGGGATCCGGTACATCCGGTGCACCAGCCGGTACGAATCCTTCAGCGGCAGGTCCCACCACAGCGTCGTACGCTGCCCGAACACCACCCCGATCCGCTGCGCCAGCCTCGTACGCTCCCGGGACGGATCGATACCCGCGACCCGCAGCCGCCCCCCGCTCGGCGTCAGGATGCCCGTCAGCATCTTGATGGTGGTGGACTTCCCGGCGCCGTTCGGGCCGATGTAGCCGACCATCTCGCCGCGCGGCACGCGGAAGCTGATCCCGTCGACCGCCCGGACCTGATGCTTCTCGCGGCGCAGCCTGCCCGCCTTGCGCCGTACGTCGAAGACCTTCTCGACACCGTCGAGCTCGATGAAGTCCATGCAGTAGCTCCCTCGCTCCCTGACTTCGTGGCTTCCTGACTTTCGGGCTTTCGGGCTTTCGGGCTTTCGGGCTTCCGGGCTTCCGGGCTTCCGGGCTGCCTAGCTCCCTGTGCTCCGGTAGGAGCGAAGTCCGGCCCGCCAGGCGAGAGAGGCCAACCAGCAGCACACCGCAGCGACCACCGGCGGCAGGAAGGCCAGCCACTGCGGCACGTCCAGCGGATACGGCCGGCCCAGCACGTACAGCGCCGGCAGCCAGTTGATGAAGGCCAGCGGGACCACGAACGTCACCCCGCGCACCAGATCCTTCGCGAACAGCGTCGGCGGATACTGCAGCAGCGTGTTACCGCCGTACGTGAAGGAGTTCTGCACCTCGGAAGCGTCCTGCGCCCAGAACTGGAACGCCGCCCCCGCCACATACAGCGCCGAGAAGATCGCCGCCCCGCTGAGCACCATCATCGGCACCATCAGCACCCGCAGCAGAGTCCAGTCGATGTTCAGAACGAGCACGCCGTAGCCGAACACCAGCATCCCCTGGGTGATCCGGCCGAGACGGCGCAGCGCGAACCGGTCCGCCGCCACCTGCGCGAGCACCGGCACCGGACGTACCAGCAGCGTGTCCAGCGTCCCGTCGCGCACCCGCCGCCCCAGCCGGTTCATCGACCCCATGACCAGGTCGGCGAGGCCGAAGGAGGCGCCCGTCGCCCCGTACAGAAAGGCGATCTCGGCGAGGGAGTAGCCGCCCAGCGCGTTCACGTGCTGGAACATCAGAATAATCGCGATGAAGTCGAAGCCGGTCGCCACGAAGTTCCCGAGCGCCGTCATCACGAACGAGGCGCGGTACGCCATCGTGGAGCGGATCCACATCATCGCGATCAGACCGTACGCGCGCAGTCCGTTCGACAGCACCGACAGCCGCGACAATCGCGGCGGCCCAGGAATCCCCTGAATCCCAGGGAGCCCAGGGAGCCCAGGCCCCCCGGGCAGCTCCCGAGGCCCCGCGGGGCCCGTGCGCCCCGGCAGTCCGTCAGCCACCCTGAACCACCACCCTGCGCGTCGCGACGGACTGCAGCGCCCGCCCGGCGGCCAGCAGCGCCAGCGCCCAGCCGCCCTGGAAGGCATACGCCCGCACCAGTCCCCACCCCGTGTACTTCCCGAGGAGGACATCCGCGGGGACCTGCAGCAACGACGACCACGGCAACGCCCGCGCCACCTCGCCCAGCGCGCCGGGGAACAGATTGAGCGGCAGCAGCATCCCGGAGAAGAACATCCCCGCCAGCCAGCAGATCTGCATCACCCCGGCCCCGTCCATCAGCCAGAACGCGGAGAGCGCCACCAGGAAACGGACCGCGAAGCTCACCACCACCCCCAGCGCCACCGACACCACGAAGGCGATCCAGGTCAGCGGGGACAGCGGCAGCGCCAGATCGAAGGCGAGACCTCCGAGCATCATCGGCACCATCCCACGTCCCACCAGATGGAAGGCAGCCCGGCCCAGGTCTCCTGCCATCCACCACAGTTGAAGGTCGGCCGGCCGGTACAGATCGATCGCGATGTCGCCGGTGCGGATCCGCTCCATCAGCTCGTCCTCGAAACCGCCGCCCATCATGGCGCAGGTCATCAGCAGCGCCTGGCCCAGCCACACATAGGTGAGCGCCTGCGAGAGGTCGTACCCACCCAGCTGCGGGCGCTCGTCCCACAGGGCGATATAGGTGTACGCCATGATGAAGCCGAAGACGGTGTTGGTGAACACTCCGGCCGCCGTCGCCATCCGGTACGTCGCATAGCGCCGGAACCCACCCGCCGCGACGGCCACGTACAGCCGCACTGGGACCCCCCTCTGCCGCCGGGCACCAAAGCGCACGACCTTAGCCCAGCGGCGAAGGCCGCCGCGACCGTATTTCGGCCCGACGGGTCCAGGGGTTGACCGCACGAAAAGTGCAGTATGGGTGACATGAGCGACGATCCACAGCAGCCGGTCTGGACAGTCAGGGACGCGACCGCCGTCCAGTCGGCGCCCGCACCCCGGAAGATGGGCAAGCAGGGTGGGAAGCCCCGCCGCGAGCACACCGGTTGGCGCCGGCTCATCCCCACCTGGCGGATGGTGCTCGGCACGTCCCTGCTGATCGCGCTGCTGCTGATCGGCGGCTTCTCCGCCGGCTACATGCTCGTCGAGATCCCGCCCGCCAACGCCACGGCCACCGCCCAGTCCAATGTCTACCTCTACCGGGACGGCACCCAGATCGCCCGCGACGGCGAGGTCAACCGCGAGAACGTGGCCCTCGCGCAGGTCCCCCTGACGGTGCAGCACACGGCACTGGCCGCCGAGGACCGGGACTTCTACTCCCAGCCCGCCGTCGATCCCAAGGCGATGGTCCGCGCCGCCTGGAACACCCTCACCGGCAAGGGAAAGCAGTCCGGCTCCACCATCACCCAGCAGTACGTCAAGAACTACTACCTGGGCCAGGAGCAGACCATCACCCGAAAGGTGAAGGAGTTCTTCATCGCGGTGAAACTGGGCCGCGAGGAGAGCAAGAGCGACATCCTCGAGGGCTATCTCAACACCAGCTACTTCGGGCGCAACGCCTACGGCGTCCAGGCCGCCGCCCACGCGTACTACGGCAAGGACATCAAGGACCTCGACACCGCGGAGGGCGCCTACCTCGCCTCGCTCCTCAACGCACCCAGCGCCTACGACGTCGCCACCCACCCCGAGAACAGGGCGGCGGCTCTCGCCCGCTGGAACTACGTACTCGACGGCATGGTCAAGGAGAAGTGGCTCAGTCCCGCCGAGCGCGCGGCCACGGAATTCCCCGTGCCGCTGACGGCGAAGCCCGCGACCGGCCTGTCGGGGCAGCGCGGCTACATCGTCCAGGCGGTCGAGGACTACCTCACCAACAACCACATCATCGACGAGAACACCCTGGCCACCGGCGGCTACCGGATCACCACCACGCTCCAGAAGCCGAAACAGGACGCTTTCGTCAAGGCCGTCGACAAGCAGGTGATGTCGAAGCT
This region includes:
- a CDS encoding DUF445 domain-containing protein, giving the protein MRKCVRYARGRVERMERTEPERAEPEQTEGTGFGVPGTPGGPRAGAAGGAAARSAARSGLPSFAYTEADEEKQRGVRRMKATATCMLLLVALIFALATWGKNAGLGGWTGYVAAAAEAGMVGALADWFAVTALFRHPLGLPIPHTAIIPNKKDQLGASLGTFVGENFLSGDVVRDRLSALGIGGRLGSWLAEPAHADRVTAELSTALRGALRVLRDSDVQAVVGEAITRRADHAEIAPGVGKTLGKVVAEGAHHRAVDLICGRAHDWMVLHADSVMDAVEGGAPGWTPRFVDRKVGERVYKELLRFVTEMRDMPGHPARHAIDRFLTDFAVDLQSDTDTRARVERMKSELLARSEVQDVIASAWAAVRAMIISAAEDDRSELRLRARASLLKLGTRLATDGRLQAKVEGWVEDAAVYVVTTYRTEITSLISDTVASWDAEHTSRKIEAHIGRDLQFIRINGTVVGALAGLLIYTVAHALGA
- a CDS encoding SGNH/GDSL hydrolase family protein → MNKRHGYATLAALMAVVALICCAIYLGVGATKARTAARTSVAPAPVWVGTWSAAPVMAAPAGPADPIGRIDAAGPAGRSVRNVVHTSIGGSAARITLSNVLGAKPLTIARVSLAVRADNGPAAVPGTLRRITFRGAPGATITAGGQLVSDPVVLRVPDDGDLLVTVHTPAPGGPLTFHPHARQTSYLADGDRTQDVLGTAYTRLTPSWYHLTGIDVLTPEARGTIVAIGDSITDGVSSTPDTNSRWPDVLADRLSGRYGVLNQGISGNRLLMYGRGPSTLDRFERDVLDQSGARTVIVAIGINDLLRAPYEPTADRVTAGLAELTRRAHARGLRVVGATLLPCGGHALCTPAVEAARTKVNTAVRTGRIFDAVVDFDRALRDPYAPHRMRAVYDSGDHLHPSDIGYRRMGRAVDPARL
- a CDS encoding SDR family NAD(P)-dependent oxidoreductase, which encodes MDLELTDKVVVVTGASKGIGLAITEAFLREGARVVAGSRSETLELAALRETYDVAFVTGDLATGEGVDALIQAAMERHSRIDVLVNNVGATEPRTDFLAVDDAQWQRGFDLNFFSAVRASRAALPHLLADGEGAVVNISSLNARMPFPTVVDYSAAKAALTSLTKALSEEFAPRGVRVNAIAPGPVRTPFWTAPGGFAEAVAAGAGTTAQEAVDVVVPQQMGITTGRFTEPQEVANLALFLASPRAANITGAEFLIDGGQTKTT
- a CDS encoding DUF1707 domain-containing protein: MTSELPEMRASDSERERVAERLRDAVAEGRLDMEEFEQRLDAAYKARTHGELEPLVSDLPLTGAFTTSPAAATGSGRWAERIGGPGTSKGAFAFWGGFSRKGTWTVPRLFTSFTLMGGGELDLREARFEDRETVIRCFAVMGGVHIVVPPDLNVDVSGIGFMGGFGEEGEGDAEPDPTAPRVKITGFALMGGVGVERKLRKAEKQRIKAERAAERERLERGERGRLDKGDRKELG
- a CDS encoding ATP-binding cassette domain-containing protein, producing MDFIELDGVEKVFDVRRKAGRLRREKHQVRAVDGISFRVPRGEMVGYIGPNGAGKSTTIKMLTGILTPSGGRLRVAGIDPSRERTRLAQRIGVVFGQRTTLWWDLPLKDSYRLVHRMYRIPDKRFRENLDRCVELLDLGALLEVPVRQLSLGQRMRGDIAAALLHDPEVLYLDEPTIGLDVISKAKVREFLRDLNAERATTVLLTTHDLTDIEQLCKRVMVIDHGRLMYDGALAGLHEVGESERTLVVDLERVLPPIILDSARTVRVEGPRQWLAFPAAQSAAPLVAELAARYPLVDLSVREPDIEAVIAKMYAERSGL
- a CDS encoding ABC transporter permease gives rise to the protein MQGIPGPPRLSRLSVLSNGLRAYGLIAMMWIRSTMAYRASFVMTALGNFVATGFDFIAIILMFQHVNALGGYSLAEIAFLYGATGASFGLADLVMGSMNRLGRRVRDGTLDTLLVRPVPVLAQVAADRFALRRLGRITQGMLVFGYGVLVLNIDWTLLRVLMVPMMVLSGAAIFSALYVAGAAFQFWAQDASEVQNSFTYGGNTLLQYPPTLFAKDLVRGVTFVVPLAFINWLPALYVLGRPYPLDVPQWLAFLPPVVAAVCCWLASLAWRAGLRSYRSTGS
- a CDS encoding ABC-2 family transporter protein — its product is MRLYVAVAAGGFRRYATYRMATAAGVFTNTVFGFIMAYTYIALWDERPQLGGYDLSQALTYVWLGQALLMTCAMMGGGFEDELMERIRTGDIAIDLYRPADLQLWWMAGDLGRAAFHLVGRGMVPMMLGGLAFDLALPLSPLTWIAFVVSVALGVVVSFAVRFLVALSAFWLMDGAGVMQICWLAGMFFSGMLLPLNLFPGALGEVARALPWSSLLQVPADVLLGKYTGWGLVRAYAFQGGWALALLAAGRALQSVATRRVVVQGG